The Thalassophryne amazonica chromosome 18, fThaAma1.1, whole genome shotgun sequence DNA window ACCAAATCAGGCATCATCATAGATATTAAGGCAATcaaccagcttcatttttgttATTGATTAATCTGATTTTAATTCGATTCAGTTGTGGAGAAATACCATAAATTGGTGGGAAAAAATTAGAAAGAAATTAGTCCTATATATATGATGAAATAAATGAACATGAATTTTATGAAAATCACTTTCTGGAGTAATCCCAAAACCCCAACATGAATACAAATACAGggaaacaaaaacataacctcacTGCTGCATGTAATACATATTCATCAGTtcttaatgtctttttcaggacaaACAAGAATATTTTCCAGAAATGGACAAACTGTGTTCCATAAATGCCTCACGACCCCCTGGAGgatattttgttttattacaccctGTAATACGAATGTGTTTGGACGGCACACTGGTCGTTTTACTATCCTGAGCTGAAAATGTATTTGACTGACTGATCCTGTACGGCAGCAGACAGTAGGACATGGGCTCGTGAACAGTGAGGGGTTTTATTCTCTTTTGGACAGAAGATTTGTCCTTAAATTTTCATAAATCTGATTATATGACAAGTGGACTATTCTATTTGTCCAAAGCATAACATATACTGTActaatgcgggggggggggggggggggatcccatTCAAATGTGGTTTAAACATTACACTCCTAAATGCAAAAATTTTGAATAATAAATTCTTTCATACTGTTAAAGGGTcacatactgttgtgatgaaagacTTCCAAGAACGTCCAAATTTCTGGATGTGAATAATACTATTTTTATCTGCCATTGTTACGGTGACATGACATGTTTGACTACCAACAGGTCACATTAAAGTAACCAGTTAGCGTTAACGAATATAGTCAGGCTCACCCTGGTTATCCTAATTGTTAAATCCACCTTGTAGTGCAGTGGGACCCAGAGTAGCACATCACAGCTcatccaccaactccagcagcccCACACCACCCTTGGTAAGCCTCAAGTGTTGGTTAGTGTTCACGCTAAAAGTTGTTACCGTTGACATATGGGGTGATGCTAACCATGGGTATCGTTAGCATATAGGGTCATGCTCACCATTGTTCTGTTAGCATATGCGGTCATGTTGGCCAATATGGTCATGCTCACAATGGTTTGTGttcacttacactcaacaaaaatataaacgcaacacttttggttttgctcccattttgtatgagatgaactcaaagatctaaaaccttttccacatacacaatatcaccatttccctcaaatattgttcacaaaccagtctaaatctgtgatagtgagcacttctcctttgctgagataatccatcccacctcacaggtgtgccatatcaagatgctgattagacaccatgattagtgcacaggtgtgccttagactgcccacaataaaaggccactctgaaaggtgcagttttatcacacagcacaatgccacagatgtcgcaagatttgagggagcgtgcaattggcatgctgacagcaggaatgtcaaccagagctgttgcttgtgtattgaatgttcatttctctaccataagccgtctccaaaggcgtttcagagaatttggcagtacatccaaccagcctcacaaccgcagaccacgtgtaaccacaccagcccaggacctccacatccagcatgttcacctccaagatcatatgagaccagccactcggacagctgctgaaacaatcgttttgcataaccaaagaatttctgcacaaactgtcagaaaccgtctcagggaagctcatctgcatgctcgtcgtcctcatcggggtctcgacctgactccagttcgtcgttgtaaccgacttgagtgggcaaatgctcacattcgctggcgtttggcacgttggagaggtgttctcttcacagatgaatcccggttcacactgtccagggcagatggcagacagcgtgtgcggcgttgtgtgggtgagcggttttctgatgtcaatgttgtggattgagtggcccatggtggcggtggggttatggtatgggcaggcgtctgttatggacgaagaacacaggtgcattttattgatggcattttgaatgcacagagataccgtgacaagatcctgaggcccattgttgtgccatacatccaagaacatcacctcatgttgcagcaggataatgcacggccccatgttgcaaggatctgtacacaattcttggaagctgaaaatgtcccagttcttgcatggccggcatactcaccggacatgtcacccattgagcatgtttgggatgctctggaccggcgtatacgacagcgtgtaccagttcctgccaatatccagcaacttcacacagccattgaagaggagtggaccaacattccacaggccacaattgacaacctgatcaactctatgcgaaggagatgtgttgcactgcatgaggcaaatggtagtcacaccagatactgactggtatccccccccaataaaacaagactggacctttcagagtggccttttattgtggacagtctaaggcacatctgtgcactaatcatggtgtctaatcagcatcttgatatggcacacctgtgaggtgggatggattatctcagcaaaggagaagtgctcactatcacagatttagactggtttgtgaacaatatttgagggaaatggtgatattgtgtatgtggaaaaagttttagatctttgagttcatctcatacaaaatgggagcaaaaccaaaagtgttgcgtttatatttttgttgagtgtatgtggtgAGGCTCACCATGGTCGGTGTGAACATGCGCGGTCACACTCACCATGGTTCTTGTTAGCAGTGATGcttagtaacacgttactctaatcagactgcttttttcagtaatgTATAATCTAATGCATTaacctttccaaatcagtaatcagatgaaagttacttctccaagtcactgtgcttaACTAGTATTTTTATATTGTGGGTTGATCACATCAGCTGATTGGCTGGTGGAGGTTGCGGTTGGACTGAACTGCCCATTGCGCCCACCAAGCATCTGATGCTGTACgcttttcatctgttttctgcagcagctccgagttgaaaaaagTTCTCATCTCTCAAGCACAGTGACGGCTGTGCACCTGCACTGggctttacagacatttttacacttttttttctttaaaactgtgtgctgctctgtgagtgtcctcgctaaaaacagctgatctgcatGCATTAACAAATACTAACACTTTTTTTTCCCACCCAAATACacttaaactctctttctgaggacaacatgatgtaaaaaatgctgataataatctggttgtgttttctgAAAGGGGGTGTGGGGAAGCACTGCCCCCTCACAACacacctagattaaaggtccacttttgaagactttttttttatactatattactactactaatttcaacaattaaaatgttgaggaagaatttaaattttagaaaaatgttagaattttatagtcacatttataaacaatgtaggttacaaATTGTACGTTTTCCATTACAATAATGTCAATAGTCAAAATGAGGAAAGatgtccattttattttttataaaaataaagtatttatgtttattgaagtcaagaaaggggtgactataaagtgagtattggaaaAATGGGTTCTCATTTTCATcttgaggtggcaggggggttgccctcggcagctgctgaacgtaactaataaagtaactagtaatctaacttagttactttactgattacccaattttaaaagtaactaagttactttttcaaggagtaaatgGATTACTTTTttgaagtaactgtggcaacactgcttgctAGCATATGTGGTCACACTCACCATGGATGGGGCTAGCAAATGTGGACACACTATAGACGTGTATGGTTGGGACTAGCATATGCGGTCACACTCACCATGGTTCTTATTACCATGTGGAGTCACGCTCCCCATAGTTCGTCTTATCATATGCGATCACGTTCCCCATAGTTTGTGTTATCATATGCGATCACGCTCACCGTGGTTCGTGTTATTGTATATGATCACCCACACCATGGTTGGGGCTAGCATATGCTGTCACACTCACCACAGTTTGTGTTATTATATGCGGTCACACTTACCGTGGTTCGTGTTAGCATATGGAGTCATGTTCACCATAGTTGGGGTTAACATATGCCGTCATGCTCACAATGGTTTGTGTTAGCATATGGAGTCACGCTCACCATGGTTGGGGCTAGCATATGCGGTCAAGCTCACCATAGTTTGTGTTAGCATATGGAGTCACGCACACTACGGTTGGTGTTATGTGCGGTCACACTCGCCATGGTCTTTGCTAGCGTATGCAGTCACACAACATGGTTTGTGTTGGCATATACGGTCAGCTCAACATGGTTCATGCTAGCATATGCGGTGACACTCATCATGGTTGGTGCTGGCACATAGGGTCGTGCTCACGATGCTGCATATTAGCATATACGATCACGTTCATCATGGTTGGTGTTAGCAAATGCAGTCATATTCACCATGGCTTGGCTGGTCTGTGAAATATTTTTGCCTTCAACAATTTTTTTAAGTCACCTCGTGACTCATAGATTCTTTGGGTGAAAACAGGGAAACTAAAACCCCATTTTTGTTGCAACAGTTAAACTGTCACTTTTCTCCCAAAATCTCAACTCTTGTTGACATCAGTCCTCTTGGTGTCCTCGTCTCATCACATCGGACTACACTGTGCAAACTGGTGTTGCAATAATCAGATTGCTCAAACCATAAATTTGAGTGATCAAACCCTAAAACTTAGAAAAATGTGTAAGATTTATTTTAATATACTAATTTTATCCTGCTATGAACTCAGTAACTTTTAAGTGCATGCTGTTAATATTTGGAAACAATAATGGAAAGACTAACTGAACTTTTGCAAAAGGCTCCTAAAAACACTTTTGTTCTGCATCTGATTTATACTGCATTCATATCAAAATATCCTCAGCTTGTTTCATCTCtaacagtaagtaagtcccttcggctgctcccttgtttgcacttggggtcgccacagcaaatccaaggtggatctgcatgttgaattggcacaagttttacgccggatgcccttcctgacgcaactccacattacatggagaaatgtggcaggggtgggatttgaacccggaaccttctgaactgaaaccaagcacattaaccacttagccaccacccctgctgaatTCTATGCAATTAAAACCAATAAGTGTGCTGCCCTCTAGTGATGGGAAGAGGACACTTCAGTATTTGCACCACAGTGAAGTATTCTTGCACTTCCAACACATACAGTAAAGGAGCATAATTCCACTCAGGGGTTTTCCTACCTAATACAGTTATAGATTCTAATTTGGTGGGAGTGAACTCCTCTGGAGTGAATCGTTCTAGTTTGGAATTTTGGCAGCAAGGCTTTAGCAGGAAATTGGGAACGGTGGCATTTTCCGGTGTTAGGGCCCCTGCCCTTCCTCTGTGTTTTATCTGAAGGGAATAGGCACTAGGGGAGAACAAGAAAACAACAGTGTGCAGATAATCTGTGGATGATTCCTGCATTTATGCTGTGGAGCTGTTTTTGTTGGCACGGGCAGACGTCACTGTACCAGACACGCCCTCTGTGAGTTCAGCTAGGTGGCTTCCCGTTAAGAGTCTGTGCCAGGGTGTAACCCATAGGCTTTCTGTCCTGTCGGAGGGAGGCAGCCTGCTGTGACACGGATGGGATGGCGGGGAGGGGTTTTCGACCTTGGTCAGCAGGGCTGCTCAGGTGATCCTGGTCTATGATGTTGGCCGTCTCCAAGTCCAGCTCACGAACACTTTCTTTGTAGAACTTCTGTCTGAAGCGGATCATCTGTGGAAGCTCGCAGCACGTCTCCAGCACCACCAGAATGCACATCAGGCCCAGCAGCAGGTAGactagaaacacacacacacagaggtgtgtgtgtgtaagtcaaCATGTTAAACACACACTTGTTAATGTAATCAGATCTGAAAGGTGGAGCGCAAAAAGTCAGCAAACACACAGTAACACAACACTTTCATGTGCAGTGTAGTCCATAttctaaaatgaaacagccagtgAACCGACAACCCAAGGAAAAATGTACAGAGTCACAGCACGGAGAAGATCGACAAGGTCCATCAGTACTTGGACAGTGGTGCAGTTTTTGGAATTTTGCCTCTGCACAGCTGAACTGAatgtttcagctttaattcagcaAGTTTTACTAAAATATAGCATCAACCATTTAGGCCATAAGCAATTAAACAACATACGAGTAAATAtcagtattattgtgaacacaaatcatcacttttacagccagttttgtttGGAGAGATCAGCAGATGGAAATGCAAATAttaggaggtgatggtttagtggttaagtggtgggcttgagactagaggatacttggttcaaacccctgccagacggggaaaaaaaaaaaaaaaaaaaaaaaataaatcactaagcacccttgggcaaggtccttaatccctcagTTGCTCCAAGTGTGCAGTTGAACACTTTGCATGGCAACACCATGACactggtgtgtgaatgggtgaatgtgaggcatcattgtaaagtgcattGAGCTGATGATCAATATGCATGAATCATTTGTGTGAGACTGCTGCATAGCCGGCGCcctgagggggcgtttgggggcgacgccccctcacgtcatcaacctcgccccctcggatgttagagttatcaaaaaaataaaaaagaaagaaatactggaaaatatagcaaaatattagttattcaataatatcacgtatttaacaaataaaccaaattaattaactaaagtaattaattttaaaacaaacagatatggcatgtgtctgtgttcaagggatttgataggttgagggttgcgcttgtcagtgcggcggTGCATTTCCAACGCATTGTgatgtcagacgcgtcgcttcggaagcggcaaggggagattgctacgtcacactctggctgtttccacaacctgaataaagttcagtgatcaccatcttgaatttgcgtcgcctgaaccacaaaaaaaactttaaaaaacagcagtagaacgattctcccatcaccctgctgggagaagcttttttccagctacttttcggagtgacaccgaccgagggaggactgatgtcttggtgggatatcgattgaaccgcgacagcgggccgacctgcacagagaagccggccttcaggcatcattcctgggcagagcgatccaggccgccggggtgatggagcaaacccactcagtccgaaatctcccactttttggatatatgcgaagtcccagtttgcccaacggagtttagttctgcagctttactgagatgagaataatgtaaaaataaaacgtgacgtttattgaactgctgtgaaggtttaatgatcggctaacattagcttagccttttagcacagttgatctgagtgaacgctttaatttgtaaatggttcagtcttttttatttttaccaaataaagctacagcttttttcagacaccacaaaagctcaactttaaatatcttattttttcgggcgttttttttccattgttttcccccgttttttttcccttttttatatataaactgtttagtgtttctttatatttaaagaaatctttttatttgtcctaatcaggaacatttgctgtgcagacaaccaaacttccattgatgagctgaacaccacgaagtccagtcgaaagaaaacgtctctgcttttcagcaacaccaccagaggtcaaagctgcagaagagaccttcatctggtccagagaattcagcagaacatcacctgcttctaaataaaaggctctttgaacagcaactattttattatttttaaaaaagctgtttcattttatattttaacaataaatgaacagatcattaaaaatgttgacaaatcaaagtcaaaagacatttgcacaagtagaagctctccacttattgcgctcaaatttatattttagaaatgactgtcctgataacattaaaggcaattacatattttgatgaaattacaagtttaaatgactataaaaaaattcatcatgaggtttatgtcacagaaatcctactttacaatcacactgcagtcattgttaaattatttccttttgcatttataataaacatttgtatttatttagtgttttctggttgaaatgagatataaataatctaccagacttaaaaaatatacaagtttccatgttattttatttgtctataaataaatgtctgaggttccttatgttaaacaagaaattatctaatatgaaataacaggtggttttaatttacagatgaaaggtttctaaagaaccatttattgatttacctattttaattacaagtgttctaaacttttttttaacagtaatcagaaattttgaggtaacaaacaacaacaaaaaaacatttccaattatttttcttcagaaaactgttctctaaatgagcagtcctgtcacatgttaatgttttgtacagatcagtggtttctgcaccaatctgattggtccgatccattttgtacagatcagtggtttctgcaccaatcggattggtccaatccattttgtagagatcagtggtttctgccacgagtcttccgtgttttggcccgacacgtcgttcctattggacaacacaaaggtacgtcacagcttagagtgtcgaaagttggcgcaccccatctcgacagaacactggctctgtgtggtatgcaggagatcacttgaccgagggtctatacgttcaaataataattagaaAAATAATGTCatgactctttactcttactcagtcagtctcttacaacggtgtagcctaaatacacaagctttccaggagcgcacccaattcattacgtacgctcagaggcacgtctcctccggtgcatacttttttttaatggggggggggggcgcgaccctgcaccctgtgataaactcatcgcccccttaatatttttttctggcgccgggactgGACTGCTGTGtaataggggtatgtgcaatttggatatgtgtattagggatatgtgcaatatgtatgagcCATCTGTGCAAAAGGGGTATGTGCAGtattggtgtgtgtattaagttatgtgcaatatgcatgagttatgtaattatgtcatggcagttttatttgtgcagctgttggagtccaagacaaatttcccggaagggacaataaatcATATCGTATCGATTCAGATTAGTCCATGGGcctgtcatcaattttgacctaatcagtaccactgaaggtgactaaacgacacttagaatccagcctcagtgtaccatggtctacacaaaaatgtatgacaaccatcacagggtggcagctgtagtcaggtaggggtcaatgaagaattacacagaagttaaaatttaaaaatgctccaatcacattgaaaactatatcacattatttgtctgatcataacaattccaaaaaggtatagtttggactatctatgacggaatgttctggagttatgaggtaaaaacagcaaaaatggtgacaaaggtcagtttcagtttgtacaggggtcaaaagttaaagttgctccaattttagtaaaaatggtgcaaattattggttgaaataaaagtattaataaatggaatagttttgactgtgttgaatggttggtctccaaagtaaaggtcaaacaaggtcgacatccaatggattctatgacatgtgacatatgttaccccgtaacatgataactaagcatgacagatggtgcaaactattccttattagaaccccattgacccaaacaataattttcatgattttttactgaaattggagcaactttaacttttgacccctgtacaaactgaaatggacctttgtcaccatttttgctgtttttaccccataactccagaacattccgtcatagatagtccaaactatacttttttggaattattatgatcagacaaataatgtgatatagttttcaatgtgattggagcatttttaaattttgacttctgtgtaattcttcattgacccctacctggctacagctaccaccctgtgatggttatcatacatttgtgtgtaggccatggtacactgaggctggattctaagtgtcacttagtcaccttaagtggtactgaaaacctgcttggcccatggactagatGGCAAGCActatataaaaatgcagtccatttaccatgacaGATGAATCCTTAGTAGTATAGTACCGCATGGTAAACCTGTCTGAAATTGACGGTTGCCAAAAACTGCTAGACTGCCTAACATGGcgactaatgagggaagccaccaagatactcatgacaattctgaaggagtcataggcttctgtggctgtgactgaggAAACTGTGCAAAGGGCATCTTTTTTTCTGAGACATTACTAGTTATACAGGTTCAGGAGGAGGGTTtattttgccagaaggcacatgggagaatcAGGCCTagattgatctgttttcttgtatgaaaattcttctctaatccacattgATGTGAGTGACTGCTGCCTGAAAGAACAatctgatgttgttgatgtttttttgtggagtgtgtgtgtgtgtgtgtgtgtgtgtgtgtgtgtgtgtgttgggggggggggggggtaataaaacaagaaaaataaaCGATGTCACTTAAACCGGTTATGTGTATGTGATATACTGAGGCGGTATCTGTTCTCACAGCAGAGATCACATACAAAACAAATCTATAGCCACATATGCAACTGGACTATGTGCAGTATGAAGAAAAATCTGTTCACACTGCACAAAATCCTATGTTCACAATAGAGGCTGAAGTGACCTAaagttgatttttctttttttaaaatctgcATGTGACCCAGATCTGATGTTTATATGAACATACTGGATTTTTAGTTTTACCTCCCACATTTGGATTTGAGCTCCGATAGTGATTGCTGTGACAGCAGTTGGTCACGTGTGACATTTTGGGAACAGTGAGAATACACTAAATTAGATGATGTTTTCATGTAGATCAGGGTTGACACCATATATGGTCCTGATTGGACAAAGATCTGATTTATATATGATCTCTAAAGATGTGAGTGATGTGATAACAGACCAATCAGATGACGtcacagaatttttgaaaatcagaatttttttattttttttttaaatcagaaataaaaaaaaaggttcagGTCACTTCAGACAGTCATGTGAACATGACCTCAAAGTACTGAGGAAAGAGCCACTTGACAGTGTTGACAGAGTATTTTCTCACCTGTAATAGCCAGCCTGTAGAACTGTAGATAGGCCTTGCCATCTTTTCCAAGGGTCTCTCCCGGGACGTAATCCCCAAGACCGATTGTTGTCAGAGAGATGAAACAGAAATACAGAGACTCCAAAAAGTTCCAGTCCTTCTCTAGACTGGCGAAGATGCCAGCAGGGATTAAGAGAAAGAGTATTGCCATGATGATGGTGAGGCACATGGCATGGATGGCAGCCAGCTTGGATTTAGATATAACCATAGCCCACTGCCGATGGAGGTAGGAGAGCGGCTGCTGCGTCAACACGACCATTAATCTTTGCACCACAGCGGAGAGGAAGAAGAGTGTAACAGGGATGCCGATGAGAGAGTAGAAGATACAGAAGGCTTTACCTCCATCTGACAGAGGAACAGTGTGGCCATAACCTAGAAACACCACATACCAAGAACAATGCATTTCTTCAGATTCATGTGCCTACACAACTTTTGGAGTCAAATTATGGATATAGTTATTGATACATTTTAGCACAAAACTGAAGGGAATCCAGTCATTGAATGAATCAATCACTGCATTTATAGGGTACATTCCTGTGTACTGAAAAACCCAAGAATATTCTATGTACGCTAGACGGTAGGGAAGAGTCAAGACTCGGAATGTCACATCAACATGACTGTCTTAGTTTCAGCCACTTCAACAAGGCTGCTTGTGAGACGTGAACTCTGACCACTAGGCCAAGAGAACAACTGGAGATCGTTGTTTCCCGCAACCCGATCTCACGccagttcgtgatggcatcacgaaaagtaatTTATTAGTTCGCGATAACGTCACAAAATGTGTCATCtgtatgatggtatcacaaaattggGGTGatgcggtggggggggggggctgttatgTTATGGGTAGAGTTAAAAATAGTTAAACgaagtggctacgggtacgtacatccgtatcttctgcgggactgctaaaggttCGGGCCGAGGTTCACTGAAGATACGGACAATGTACggatgagttttgaagccttgccggacctttagccgcatatggtacgggtacggacatatttgcgcattctgattagtcggtaagacaccctccgtatctttagaacggtctctgtagatacgggtccgtacCTGTAGCCATGGCCATAGTTAAAATTTGGCCATGTAACAAATTTGTGATGCACTTCATGATGTtatcatgaagaaaaaaaaaaaaaaccctgtcagacTGGGCTGTTCTGTGCAGGAtacagtcatatatatatattacacaactGGACCATACTGGAATTCTGCAAATGCATCATACAAGTGCTCAGAGCGTTGGTCGAGAAGCATGAGTATTGTAAAATTTCCAAACGTTTTATAAAAATCAAACCCGAAACTTCATCTCAACCCTAAACCATGTACAATTATGAAATTTGCACAACTTCTTGGCAgacactagaggtgggcaataccaggaattctggtattgatctgataccaagtaaatacaggcccagtatcgccgatattgatattttttcatatttaagcttcatagatccaaaggatccaaaagacctaggatagaatttcgcgaaacattgtacgtgacaacaaaatactattatcacaatcaacatttttgtttaaaaaatatcactcaacacaactaaaATCTcccgaggtagaggg harbors:
- the LOC117531625 gene encoding potassium channel subfamily K member 1-like, encoding MMARGCADGGCAAFTERHRAEINFVLLVLGYVLYLLVGAGIFSAIELPYEKELRRELKAARRDFLDNNTCVSDARLEELLLRALVANNYAVSVLGNDSNPSWDFVSSLFFSSTVLTTTGYGHTVPLSDGGKAFCIFYSLIGIPVTLFFLSAVVQRLMVVLTQQPLSYLHRQWAMVISKSKLAAIHAMCLTIIMAILFLLIPAGIFASLEKDWNFLESLYFCFISLTTIGLGDYVPGETLGKDGKAYLQFYRLAITVYLLLGLMCILVVLETCCELPQMIRFRQKFYKESVRELDLETANIIDQDHLSSPADQGRKPLPAIPSVSQQAASLRQDRKPMGYTLAQTLNGKPPS